A stretch of Patagioenas fasciata isolate bPatFas1 chromosome 4, bPatFas1.hap1, whole genome shotgun sequence DNA encodes these proteins:
- the TMEM144 gene encoding transmembrane protein 144, with product MDIRKASSAFNISNGTDLAIGFVSSTVAVLLFGTNFVPVKKFDTGDGMFFQWILCASIWIVSLVVNLIQNCPRFWPLAMVGGFVWATGNVTVVPIVKTVGLALGLLIWASFNLLTGWASSRFGWFGIDPEEVSRPILNYIGAGLSLVSAVIFLFIKTEVQSSSSSSESTPLLRESSVNVSEDTSDDSWVNRLSPAKKRLIGCSLAVVAGILYGSSFVPVLYIKDHGRRNETIYTGASQFDLDYVFAHFSGIFLTSTIYFLIYCAIRKNKPNVYPQAILPGFVSGVLWAIANCCWFVANHYLSAVVSFPIITAGPGLVAAMWGVLVFKEIKGLKNYILLSVAFCIILAGSLSTAFSKV from the exons ATGGACATCAGGAAAGCTTCCAGTGCCTTTAACATCAGCAATGGAACAGATCTAGCCATTGGCTTTGTCTCTTCCACAGTAGCTGTCCTTCTGTTCGGGACAAACTTTGTGCCTGTTAAGAAATTTGATACTGGTGACG GCATGTTCTTCCAATGGATTCTCTGTGCCTCCATATGGATCGTTTCTTTGGTGGTCAATTTAATCCAGAATTGCCCCCGGTTTTGGCCTCTTGctatggttggaggttttgtgtgGGCTACAG gcaATGTTACAGTTGTCCCTATTGTTAAAACTGTTGGCTTAGCTCTTGGTCTTTTGATATGGGCTTCTTTTAATTTGCTGACAGGTTGGGCCAGTTCAAG gtttggttggtttggaatTGACCCAGAAGAGGTATCAAGACCAATCTTAAATTATATTGGAGCTGGACTTTCACTAGTAAG tgctgtcatatttctttttataaaaactGAAGTCCAGAGTTCTTCATCTTCATCAGAAAGCACACCTTTACTGAGAGAAAGT TCTGTTAATGTTTCTGAAGATACCTCTGATGATTCATGGGTGAACAGACTTTCTCCAGCAAAAAAAAGACTCAT AGGATGTAGCCTGGCTGTAGTAGCTGGAATACTCTATGGTTCCAGTTTTGTACCAGTACTTTACATTAAGGACCATGGAAGAAGAAATGAAACTATATACACAGGAGCAAGTCAATTTG ATTTAGATTATGTTTTTGCACACTTCAGTGGAATATTTCTTACAAGTACGATCTACTTTTTGATCTATTGTGCAATCAGGAAAAATAAACCTAATGTTTATCCCCAAGCCATATTGCCAG GGTTTGTTTCTGGTGTGCTTTGGGCAATAGCCAATTGCTGCTGGTTCGTAGCCAATCACTACCTCAGTGCTGTGGTCAGCTTTCCAATAATTACTGCA GGTCCTGGCCTTGTTGCTGCAATGTGGGGAGTCCTTGTATTTAAAGAAATCAAG GGACTGAAAAACTACATATTACTCTCAGTAGCGTTTTGCATCATTTTGGCTGGATCACTCTCCACAGCTTTTTCGAAAGTTTGA